In Curtobacterium sp. L6-1, a genomic segment contains:
- the purS gene encoding phosphoribosylformylglycinamidine synthase subunit PurS: MPTIVVEVMPKAEILDPQGKAVGNALARLGKNDLTNVRIGKRFEVSVDGPVDDAKLAEVREIAVDVFSNAVIEDVVSVTVVDDDTETGSAA, encoded by the coding sequence GTGCCAACGATCGTCGTCGAGGTCATGCCGAAGGCCGAGATCCTCGACCCCCAGGGCAAGGCGGTGGGCAACGCCCTCGCCCGCCTCGGCAAGAACGACCTGACCAACGTCCGCATCGGCAAGCGATTCGAGGTGTCAGTCGACGGCCCCGTCGACGACGCGAAGCTCGCCGAGGTCCGCGAGATCGCGGTCGACGTCTTCTCGAACGCAGTCATCGAGGACGTCGTCTCCGTGACCGTCGTCGACGACGACACCGAGACCGGCTCCGCCGCGTGA